A stretch of Saccharothrix texasensis DNA encodes these proteins:
- a CDS encoding SIMPL domain-containing protein yields MAEVVTKGVGKVERTADRAEVQVSFETLGSTRDEAVRLLTARIAEVEPALGRPGVEVRSRQLTVHDNWDGRRRSGSRAMQNYVVRVDDVTGLDGLLGALVTAEPTWLNGPTWQLKDDVEAVREAQGEAVRDARRRAEGYAEALGARLGPLHRLTDGDAEAWAAESNRMMAAGFGGAPGVPPQMDQLNLEAQRIVVTVRCTAAWTLLD; encoded by the coding sequence ATGGCTGAGGTGGTGACGAAGGGCGTCGGCAAGGTCGAGCGGACCGCCGACCGCGCCGAGGTGCAGGTGAGCTTCGAGACGCTGGGTTCGACGCGCGACGAGGCGGTGCGGCTGCTGACCGCGCGGATCGCCGAGGTGGAGCCGGCGCTCGGCCGGCCGGGCGTCGAGGTGCGGTCGCGGCAGCTCACCGTGCACGACAACTGGGACGGCAGGCGTCGCTCGGGCAGCCGCGCCATGCAGAACTACGTGGTGCGGGTCGACGACGTCACCGGGCTCGACGGGCTGCTGGGCGCGCTCGTGACCGCCGAGCCGACGTGGCTGAACGGGCCAACGTGGCAGCTCAAGGACGACGTGGAGGCCGTCCGCGAGGCGCAGGGCGAGGCCGTGCGCGACGCGCGGCGGCGGGCCGAGGGCTATGCCGAGGCCCTCGGCGCGCGGCTGGGTCCGCTGCACCGGCTGACCGACGGCGACGCCGAGGCGTGGGCCGCCGAGTCGAACCGGATGATGGCGGCCGGGTTCGGCGGCGCGCCGGGCGTGCCGCCGCAGATGGACCAGCTCAACCTGGAGGCGCAGCGGATCGTGGTCACGGTCCGCTGCACGGCCGCGTGGACCCTCCTCGACTGA
- a CDS encoding ATP-binding protein translates to MDPVRNPFAPGAGQRPPELAGRDKELGAFEVVLERVARGRPERSLVLTGLRGVGKTVLLGELRSMALKRGWGAGKVEARPEAGLRRPLSAALHRAIRDLAVRHRAPDRVESVLGVLKAFALRSNPEDAKLRDRWQPGIDVPAAVGRADSGDIEIDLVELFTEVAELAQDVGTGVALLIDEMQDVPADDVSALCAACHELSQSGAPLVVVGAGLPHLPAVLSASKSYSERLFRYVRIDRLSREDADRAVLAPVDREGAGIEPEALAALFDASGGYPYFIQAYGKAAWDAAPADPITAVDVAVAAPEADAELAVGFFGSRYERATPAEREYLRAMAELTDGKDAGVNTAQVADHLGRKPSSLSPARDSLIKKGLVYSAERGQIAFTVPHFGRFLLGRED, encoded by the coding sequence ATGGACCCGGTGCGCAACCCGTTCGCCCCCGGAGCGGGCCAGCGGCCGCCCGAGCTGGCGGGGCGCGACAAGGAGCTGGGCGCGTTCGAGGTCGTGCTGGAACGGGTCGCGCGCGGCCGGCCGGAACGCAGCCTCGTGCTCACCGGCCTGCGCGGCGTGGGCAAGACCGTGCTGCTGGGCGAGCTGCGGTCGATGGCGCTCAAGCGCGGCTGGGGCGCGGGGAAGGTCGAGGCGCGGCCCGAGGCCGGGTTGCGCCGCCCCCTGTCGGCCGCGTTGCACCGGGCGATCCGCGACCTGGCCGTGCGGCACCGCGCGCCGGACCGGGTGGAGTCCGTGCTCGGCGTGCTGAAGGCGTTCGCGCTGCGGTCCAACCCCGAGGACGCGAAGCTGCGCGACCGGTGGCAGCCGGGCATCGACGTGCCCGCGGCGGTGGGCCGGGCGGACTCCGGCGACATCGAGATCGACCTGGTGGAGCTGTTCACCGAGGTCGCGGAGCTGGCGCAGGACGTCGGCACGGGTGTCGCGCTGCTGATCGACGAGATGCAGGACGTGCCGGCGGACGACGTCTCGGCGCTGTGCGCGGCGTGCCACGAGCTGTCGCAGTCGGGCGCGCCGCTGGTCGTGGTCGGCGCCGGGCTGCCGCACCTGCCCGCCGTGCTGTCGGCGTCGAAGTCGTACTCGGAGCGGTTGTTCCGGTACGTGCGGATCGACCGGTTGAGCCGGGAGGACGCCGACCGCGCCGTGCTCGCGCCGGTGGACCGCGAGGGTGCGGGCATCGAGCCCGAGGCGTTGGCCGCGCTGTTCGACGCCTCCGGCGGTTACCCGTACTTCATCCAGGCCTACGGCAAGGCGGCGTGGGACGCGGCGCCGGCCGACCCGATCACCGCGGTGGACGTGGCGGTGGCCGCGCCGGAGGCGGACGCCGAGCTGGCGGTCGGGTTCTTCGGGTCGCGCTACGAGCGGGCGACGCCGGCGGAGCGGGAGTACCTGCGGGCGATGGCGGAGCTGACCGACGGCAAGGACGCGGGCGTGAACACCGCGCAGGTGGCCGACCACCTGGGGCGCAAGCCGTCGTCGTTGTCGCCCGCCCGGGACAGCCTGATCAAGAAGGGTCTCGTGTACTCGGCCGAGCGCGGGCAGATCGCGTTCACCGTGCCCCACTTCGGCCGGTTCCTGCTCGGCCGCGAGGACTGA
- a CDS encoding NTP pyrophosphohydrolase, producing the protein MTHPLLVVDAANVVGSVPDGWWRDRAGAAARLRDDLVAVAEHGLPDLPGPLDVVLVVEGRARHVGSVPGVRVVSATGSGDDAIVDVVRDNPPQRPCTVVTADRALRHRVADLGAAVLGPRAVRRPG; encoded by the coding sequence ATGACGCACCCGCTCCTGGTCGTGGACGCGGCCAACGTCGTCGGCTCCGTCCCGGACGGCTGGTGGCGTGACCGCGCCGGCGCCGCCGCCCGCCTGCGCGACGACCTCGTCGCCGTGGCCGAGCACGGCCTGCCGGACCTGCCCGGCCCGCTGGACGTGGTCCTCGTGGTCGAGGGCAGGGCGCGGCACGTCGGGTCCGTGCCCGGTGTCCGCGTCGTCTCCGCCACCGGTTCGGGTGACGACGCGATCGTGGACGTGGTCCGCGACAACCCGCCGCAGCGCCCGTGCACGGTGGTCACCGCCGACCGCGCCCTGCGCCACCGCGTCGCGGACCTGGGCGCCGCCGTGCTCGGCCCCCGCGCGGTCCGCCGCCCCGGCTAG
- a CDS encoding NHL domain-containing thioredoxin family protein — MWTPKRVGVRVVLDRDVTTAQRRRARVRAPELVGRGWLNTGGRDIRLADLRGKVVLLDFWSFCCINCLHVLDELRPLEAEFADVLVTVGVHSPKFVHEAEPAALEAAVERYEVEHPVLDDPELTTWQNYAVKAWPTLVLVDPEGYVVHVASGEGHLDALRQIVSEVVAEHDAKGTLHRGDGPYVAPPPRETELRFPAKAVLTGHNTLLVSDSAHHGLVELETDGETVVRRIGTGERGRRDGLEPTFSEPAGIALLPADVAAEVGYHAVVADTVNHLLRGLDLVTGEVTTVAGTGEQWRDGDTDGPADAIDLTSPWDVAWWEPAGGVVVAMAGNHTLGLFKPRERRVERLAGTTVEGLHDGPAEEAFFAQTSGLAADGDRLWLVDSETSALRWLDADRTVHTAIGKGLFDFGHRDGPADQALLQHPLGVTALPGGQVAIADTYNGAIRRYDPSTGEVSTLATDVAEPSDAVLVDGELVVVASAAHRLERPVAPGAKLVSGEAHQVRRPPSVIASGEVEVVVVFTPPTGQKLDDRFGPSTRLEITSSPPGLLVEGAGVGTDLVRVLRVAEGFAEGVLHVVAQAASCTDDPAVEHPACTLARQDWGVPIRVVKDGPRRLPLMMGGLDEGI, encoded by the coding sequence ATGTGGACACCGAAAAGGGTCGGTGTCCGAGTCGTGTTGGATCGGGACGTGACGACCGCACAACGACGCCGTGCCCGTGTCCGCGCCCCCGAACTGGTGGGCCGCGGTTGGCTCAACACGGGTGGGCGGGACATCCGGCTGGCCGACCTGCGCGGCAAGGTGGTGCTGCTCGACTTCTGGTCGTTCTGCTGCATCAACTGCCTGCACGTGCTCGACGAGCTGCGCCCGCTCGAAGCCGAGTTCGCCGACGTCCTGGTCACCGTCGGCGTGCACTCGCCCAAGTTCGTCCACGAGGCGGAGCCCGCGGCGCTGGAGGCGGCGGTCGAGCGGTACGAGGTGGAGCACCCCGTGCTGGACGACCCCGAGCTGACGACGTGGCAGAACTACGCGGTGAAGGCGTGGCCCACGCTGGTGCTGGTGGACCCCGAGGGGTACGTCGTGCACGTCGCCTCCGGCGAGGGCCACCTGGACGCGCTGCGCCAGATCGTGTCCGAGGTCGTCGCCGAGCACGACGCCAAGGGCACCCTGCACCGGGGCGACGGCCCCTACGTCGCCCCGCCGCCCCGCGAGACCGAGCTCCGCTTCCCCGCGAAAGCGGTCCTGACCGGTCACAACACCCTGCTGGTCAGCGACTCGGCGCACCACGGCCTGGTCGAGCTGGAAACCGACGGCGAGACCGTGGTCCGCCGCATCGGCACCGGTGAGCGCGGACGCCGCGACGGCCTCGAACCCACCTTCTCCGAACCGGCGGGCATCGCGCTCCTGCCCGCCGACGTCGCCGCCGAGGTCGGCTACCACGCGGTCGTCGCCGACACGGTCAACCACCTGCTGCGCGGCCTCGACCTCGTGACCGGCGAGGTCACCACGGTCGCGGGCACCGGCGAGCAGTGGCGCGACGGCGACACCGACGGCCCGGCCGACGCGATCGACCTCACCAGCCCGTGGGACGTCGCCTGGTGGGAGCCCGCGGGCGGGGTGGTCGTCGCCATGGCCGGCAACCACACGCTCGGCCTGTTCAAGCCGCGCGAGCGCCGCGTCGAGCGCCTCGCCGGCACCACCGTCGAAGGGCTGCACGACGGGCCGGCGGAGGAGGCGTTCTTCGCCCAGACCTCGGGCCTGGCCGCCGACGGCGACCGGCTCTGGCTGGTCGACTCGGAGACCTCCGCGCTGCGCTGGCTCGACGCCGACCGCACCGTGCACACCGCCATCGGCAAGGGCCTGTTCGACTTCGGCCACCGCGACGGGCCGGCCGACCAGGCGCTGTTGCAGCACCCGCTCGGCGTCACCGCCCTGCCCGGCGGCCAGGTCGCGATCGCCGACACCTACAACGGCGCCATCCGCCGCTACGACCCGTCGACCGGCGAGGTCTCCACCCTGGCCACGGACGTCGCCGAGCCGTCCGACGCGGTCCTGGTCGACGGCGAGCTGGTCGTCGTCGCCTCCGCCGCGCACCGACTGGAACGCCCGGTCGCGCCCGGCGCGAAGCTGGTCAGCGGGGAAGCGCACCAGGTGCGCCGGCCGCCGTCGGTGATCGCGTCCGGCGAGGTCGAGGTCGTGGTCGTGTTCACCCCGCCGACCGGCCAGAAGCTGGACGACCGGTTCGGCCCGTCCACCCGCCTGGAGATCACCAGCTCGCCCCCCGGGCTGCTGGTCGAAGGCGCGGGCGTCGGCACGGACCTGGTCCGCGTGCTGCGCGTCGCGGAAGGGTTCGCCGAAGGCGTCCTGCACGTCGTCGCGCAGGCCGCGAGCTGCACGGACGACCCGGCCGTCGAGCACCCCGCGTGCACACTGGCCCGCCAGGACTGGGGCGTCCCGATCCGCGTGGTAAAGGACGGGCCCCGGCGGCTACCCCTGATGATGGGTGGCCTCGACGAGGGCATCTAG
- a CDS encoding GroES family chaperonin, which yields MLHDRVMVRISPEDGERRSSGGIVIPATAQMAKRLAWGDVLGVGTNVRHVKVGDRVLFNPEDQFEVEVQGGTYLVMRERDVHATATERTDHGTGLYL from the coding sequence ATGCTGCACGACCGCGTGATGGTGCGGATCTCGCCGGAGGACGGCGAACGCCGCAGCAGCGGCGGCATCGTGATCCCGGCGACCGCCCAGATGGCGAAGCGCCTGGCCTGGGGAGACGTGCTCGGGGTCGGCACGAACGTGCGGCACGTCAAGGTCGGCGACCGGGTGCTGTTCAACCCGGAGGACCAGTTCGAGGTCGAGGTGCAGGGCGGCACCTACCTCGTCATGCGGGAACGGGACGTGCACGCGACCGCGACCGAGCGGACGGACCACGGGACCGGGCTTTACCTGTGA
- a CDS encoding VanW family protein — translation MPENQRPEYDAERTKAMEPVRPSGTASERTTKLTGGPPAEAAWPQEEPDAEPDHSATVRNVTPPSNGRDNAAGPSGVSPDVTQQHPARNAPHTPPRGVDATQAITPPGDPTRALTPPGSAEQTQMITTPPGGFGRPAPSPSPSEATTVFSAPVTPPEPEPAEATVYGPVMVDGDPEADEADARRKRLRKGGLIAAAVLGVLVVLYGLDLVVSGGNVPRGVTVAGVDVGGLSHPEAEQKLRDELGPRLAAPVKARAGDVEIAVDPKAAGLELDWTATLDRAGSQPLSPITRVTSFFTSREVGFDTRSDAGKLSAALEALRAETDHEPAEGAIRFEGATPVAVDPKQGQKLDVAGASEKLLAGWADGGTVELPVATTPVKTTKEGVAKALAEVAKPATALPLIIQGEGKDATLTPEQLATVLVFEPADDGGLTAKVDPAKVVEHAGPQLKETEKEGKDAQIVFEGGRPVVKESVDGLGVDWEKTLATALDVLKRDNERAIKAEYKHTPAKVTTEQANKMGIKEIIGEFQTGGFVAASGTNIRVVAEKVNGAIVKPGETFSLNGYTGPRGTAQGYVEAGIIENGVPGKAVGGGISQFATTLYNAAYHAGMKDAGHKEHSYWISRYPKGREATVFMDGAGNSLIDIKFTNPDETGVAIQTIWTPSTIRIVLWGTKNYDVSGSTSAEFNPTQPQERKVNKPDCQPSAGAPGFSVTDTRTITDRRTGQSRQESRTVRYDPQFKIVCEPPPPGG, via the coding sequence GTGCCGGAGAACCAGCGACCGGAGTACGACGCTGAGCGGACCAAGGCCATGGAGCCGGTCCGCCCGTCGGGCACCGCCTCGGAGCGGACCACGAAGCTCACCGGGGGCCCGCCCGCGGAGGCCGCGTGGCCGCAGGAGGAGCCGGACGCGGAGCCGGACCACTCGGCCACCGTCCGCAACGTGACGCCGCCGTCGAACGGCCGCGACAACGCGGCGGGCCCGTCCGGCGTCTCACCCGACGTGACGCAGCAGCACCCGGCGCGCAACGCGCCGCACACCCCGCCGAGGGGCGTGGACGCCACCCAGGCCATCACGCCGCCCGGCGACCCGACGCGCGCCCTCACCCCGCCGGGCTCCGCCGAGCAGACCCAGATGATCACCACGCCGCCCGGCGGTTTCGGCAGGCCGGCCCCGTCGCCCTCGCCGTCGGAGGCCACCACGGTGTTCTCCGCGCCGGTGACACCGCCCGAGCCGGAGCCCGCCGAGGCCACCGTCTACGGCCCCGTGATGGTGGACGGCGACCCCGAGGCCGACGAGGCCGACGCCCGCCGCAAGCGCTTGCGCAAGGGTGGTCTGATCGCCGCCGCCGTGCTGGGCGTGCTGGTCGTCCTCTACGGCCTGGACCTGGTCGTCTCGGGCGGCAACGTGCCGCGCGGGGTGACCGTGGCCGGTGTCGACGTCGGCGGCCTGAGCCACCCCGAGGCGGAGCAGAAGCTGCGCGACGAGCTCGGCCCCCGCCTGGCCGCGCCGGTGAAGGCCCGCGCGGGCGACGTCGAGATCGCCGTCGACCCCAAGGCCGCCGGCCTGGAGCTGGACTGGACCGCCACGCTGGACCGGGCGGGCAGCCAGCCGCTGTCCCCGATCACCCGCGTCACCTCGTTCTTCACCTCCCGCGAGGTCGGCTTCGACACGCGCAGCGACGCGGGCAAGCTGTCGGCCGCGCTGGAGGCGCTGCGCGCCGAGACCGACCACGAGCCCGCCGAGGGCGCCATCCGCTTCGAGGGCGCCACCCCCGTCGCGGTCGACCCGAAGCAGGGCCAGAAGCTGGACGTGGCCGGCGCGTCGGAGAAGCTGCTCGCGGGCTGGGCCGACGGCGGCACGGTCGAGCTGCCCGTGGCCACCACCCCGGTCAAGACCACCAAGGAAGGCGTGGCGAAGGCGCTGGCCGAGGTCGCCAAGCCCGCCACCGCCCTGCCGCTGATCATCCAGGGCGAGGGCAAGGACGCGACGCTCACGCCCGAGCAGCTGGCCACCGTGCTGGTGTTCGAGCCCGCCGACGACGGCGGCCTGACCGCGAAGGTCGACCCGGCCAAGGTCGTCGAGCACGCCGGGCCGCAGCTGAAGGAGACGGAGAAGGAGGGCAAGGACGCCCAGATCGTGTTCGAGGGCGGCCGGCCCGTGGTGAAGGAGTCGGTCGACGGCCTCGGCGTCGACTGGGAGAAGACCCTGGCCACGGCCCTCGACGTGCTCAAGCGCGACAACGAGCGGGCGATCAAGGCCGAGTACAAGCACACGCCCGCGAAGGTGACCACCGAGCAGGCGAACAAGATGGGCATCAAGGAGATCATCGGCGAGTTCCAGACCGGTGGCTTCGTGGCCGCGTCCGGCACCAACATCCGCGTCGTGGCCGAGAAGGTCAACGGCGCGATCGTGAAGCCGGGCGAGACGTTCAGCCTCAACGGCTACACCGGTCCGCGCGGCACCGCGCAGGGCTACGTCGAGGCGGGCATCATCGAGAACGGCGTGCCCGGCAAGGCGGTCGGCGGCGGCATCTCGCAGTTCGCCACCACGCTCTACAACGCGGCCTACCACGCGGGCATGAAGGACGCGGGCCACAAGGAGCACAGCTACTGGATCTCGCGGTACCCGAAGGGGCGCGAGGCCACGGTGTTCATGGACGGCGCGGGCAACAGCCTGATCGACATCAAGTTCACCAACCCGGACGAGACCGGGGTGGCGATCCAGACGATCTGGACCCCGTCCACCATCAGGATCGTGCTGTGGGGCACCAAGAACTACGACGTGAGCGGGTCGACCAGCGCGGAGTTCAACCCGACCCAGCCGCAGGAGCGCAAGGTCAACAAGCCGGACTGCCAGCCGAGCGCCGGCGCGCCGGGCTTCTCCGTCACCGACACCCGCACCATCACCGACCGGCGCACCGGCCAGTCCCGCCAGGAGAGCCGGACCGTCCGGTACGACCCGCAGTTCAAGATCGTGTGCGAGCCGCCGCCCCCGGGCGGCTGA
- a CDS encoding DUF1206 domain-containing protein, translating into MATTGQEVRRHPAVQFLGRAGMVCYGLVHVLLAALTAQVVLGDTGEKTDQKGAVSALAQTSLGPVLLWVLAIGLFAFAVWQLSMAAGGYGWVTKKRKRLYRRCGSVGRAVTGAVIGIAAINYATGTSQKSGTEQSQAWTARVLALPFGQVLVGLVAAFVIGLGVMVARKGVKKSFEDDLNMSELPAATRLWVERLGRIGWIGKGASYVLIGILVAFAAINADPSESGGMDKALHTLAAQPYGVFALAVIAVGFLGFGAYCFAAAKAHKG; encoded by the coding sequence GTGGCTACCACCGGGCAAGAGGTGCGAAGACATCCCGCCGTGCAGTTCCTGGGGCGCGCCGGGATGGTCTGTTACGGGCTCGTCCACGTCCTGCTGGCGGCGTTGACGGCGCAAGTGGTCCTGGGTGACACCGGGGAGAAGACGGACCAGAAGGGCGCGGTCTCCGCCCTGGCCCAGACGTCGCTGGGCCCGGTCCTGCTGTGGGTCCTGGCCATCGGCCTGTTCGCGTTCGCGGTGTGGCAGCTCAGCATGGCCGCCGGCGGGTACGGGTGGGTGACCAAGAAGCGCAAGCGCCTCTACCGGCGGTGCGGCTCGGTCGGCCGCGCGGTCACCGGCGCGGTCATCGGCATCGCCGCGATCAACTACGCGACCGGCACGTCGCAGAAGAGCGGCACCGAGCAGTCCCAGGCGTGGACCGCGCGCGTGCTCGCGCTGCCGTTCGGGCAGGTCCTGGTCGGTCTGGTGGCGGCGTTCGTCATCGGTCTCGGCGTGATGGTGGCGCGCAAGGGCGTCAAGAAGTCCTTCGAGGACGACCTGAACATGTCCGAGCTGCCCGCCGCCACGCGGTTGTGGGTCGAGCGGCTGGGCCGGATCGGCTGGATCGGCAAGGGCGCGTCGTACGTCCTGATCGGCATCCTGGTCGCGTTCGCCGCGATCAACGCCGACCCGTCGGAGTCCGGCGGGATGGACAAGGCGCTGCACACGCTCGCCGCGCAGCCGTACGGCGTCTTCGCGCTGGCGGTCATCGCGGTCGGGTTCCTGGGCTTCGGCGCCTACTGCTTCGCCGCCGCGAAGGCCCACAAGGGCTGA
- a CDS encoding acyl-CoA dehydrogenase produces MGHYKSNVRDLEFNLFEVFNVQDHLGTGPFEQSDEDTARGVLAELNNLAVGPLAESFADADRNPPVFDPKTHSATLPESFKKSYRAVWDGEWYRLSLPNELGGFGIPPSVQWAASELILGANPAVYMYLAGPNFASVVWKNGTEQQQRWAEIMIERGWGATMVLTEPDAGSDVGAGRTKATLQDDGTWHIDGVKRFITSADQDMTENIMHLVLARPEGPGIEAKPGTKGLSLFLVPKWHFDPETGESTGERNGAFVTNVEHKMGLKVSTTCELTFGQHGVPAKGWLLGEVHDGIAQMFQVIEYARMMVGTKAIGTLSTGYLNALAYAKERVQSADLTRMTDKTAPRVTITNHPDVRRSLMLQKAYAEGLRAVYLYTATQQDKIALGGPDKELAEKVNDLLLPIVKGVGSERAYEQLAQSLQTLGGSGFLQEYPIEQYIRDSKIDSLYEGTTAIQSLDFFFRKIIRDKGQALGFLNGEIQGFLDNEGGNGRLKEERALLKRALEDLQGMLGALVGFLTSSQEDVRNLYKVGQNTVRLLMTAGDVLVGWLLLRQADVALTKLDGQVSAKDKAFYEGKVAVASFFAKSVLPELTARRKIAEATDNALMDVDEASF; encoded by the coding sequence ATGGGTCACTACAAGAGCAACGTCCGGGACCTCGAGTTCAACCTGTTCGAGGTCTTCAACGTGCAGGACCACCTCGGCACGGGGCCGTTCGAGCAGTCCGACGAGGACACCGCGCGCGGCGTGCTTGCCGAGCTCAACAACCTGGCGGTCGGCCCGCTGGCGGAGTCCTTCGCCGACGCCGACCGCAACCCGCCGGTCTTCGACCCGAAGACCCACTCGGCCACGCTGCCGGAGTCGTTCAAGAAGTCCTACCGGGCGGTCTGGGACGGCGAGTGGTACCGCCTGTCGCTGCCGAACGAGCTGGGCGGCTTCGGCATCCCGCCGTCGGTCCAGTGGGCGGCCTCCGAGCTGATCCTCGGCGCCAACCCGGCCGTCTACATGTACCTGGCCGGCCCGAACTTCGCCTCGGTCGTGTGGAAGAACGGCACCGAGCAGCAGCAGCGCTGGGCCGAGATCATGATCGAGCGCGGCTGGGGCGCCACCATGGTGCTGACCGAGCCGGACGCCGGCTCCGACGTCGGCGCGGGCCGCACGAAGGCCACGCTCCAGGACGACGGCACCTGGCACATCGACGGCGTGAAGCGGTTCATCACCTCCGCCGACCAGGACATGACCGAGAACATCATGCACCTGGTGCTGGCCCGCCCCGAGGGCCCCGGCATCGAGGCGAAGCCCGGCACCAAGGGCCTGTCGCTGTTCCTCGTGCCGAAGTGGCACTTCGACCCGGAGACCGGCGAGTCGACCGGTGAGCGCAACGGCGCCTTCGTCACCAACGTCGAGCACAAGATGGGACTCAAGGTCTCGACCACGTGCGAGCTGACGTTCGGCCAGCACGGCGTCCCCGCCAAGGGCTGGCTGCTCGGCGAGGTGCACGACGGCATCGCGCAGATGTTCCAGGTCATCGAGTACGCCCGGATGATGGTGGGCACGAAGGCCATCGGCACCCTGTCGACCGGCTACCTCAACGCCCTGGCCTACGCCAAGGAGCGGGTGCAGAGCGCCGACCTGACCCGGATGACGGACAAGACCGCGCCGCGCGTCACCATCACCAACCACCCGGACGTGCGCCGCAGCCTGATGCTGCAGAAGGCGTACGCCGAGGGCCTGCGCGCGGTCTACCTCTACACCGCCACGCAGCAGGACAAGATCGCCCTGGGCGGCCCCGACAAGGAGCTGGCGGAGAAGGTCAACGACCTGCTGCTGCCGATCGTCAAGGGCGTCGGCTCGGAGCGCGCGTACGAGCAGCTGGCGCAGTCGCTGCAGACGCTCGGCGGCTCCGGCTTCCTGCAGGAGTACCCGATCGAGCAGTACATCCGGGACTCGAAGATCGACTCGCTGTACGAGGGCACCACCGCCATCCAGTCGCTGGACTTCTTCTTCCGCAAGATCATCCGCGACAAGGGCCAGGCGCTGGGCTTCCTCAACGGCGAGATCCAGGGCTTCCTGGACAACGAGGGCGGCAACGGCCGGCTCAAGGAGGAGCGGGCGCTGCTCAAGCGGGCGCTCGAAGACCTCCAGGGCATGCTCGGCGCGCTGGTCGGCTTCCTGACCAGCTCGCAGGAGGACGTCCGCAACCTGTACAAGGTCGGCCAGAACACCGTCCGCCTCCTGATGACCGCGGGCGACGTGCTCGTCGGCTGGCTGCTGCTGCGCCAGGCCGACGTGGCGCTGACCAAGCTGGACGGTCAGGTCTCGGCCAAGGACAAGGCGTTCTACGAGGGCAAGGTCGCGGTGGCGTCGTTCTTCGCCAAGTCCGTGCTGCCGGAGCTCACCGCCCGCCGCAAGATCGCCGAGGCCACCGACAACGCCCTGATGGACGTGGACGAGGCGTCGTTCTGA
- a CDS encoding response regulator transcription factor — MDPVPLFREGLAAVVRRTPAMHWLGATGHLHTAVRLHERLRPDVLVVDSVLDPQGHLATLLTGNDSSLVVVSLVREPHRTAKFVRSALAAGVRGLVPREGGVNDVLQAIARTHAERTYLDPTLAPLAAGFTPTAEAGTRRTLSRREYEVLQLIADGMENQAVANELYVSVETVRTHVKNILRKLRARDRTHAVSLAYQSGLLSGGAVRPG; from the coding sequence GTGGACCCGGTGCCCCTGTTCCGCGAAGGACTGGCCGCCGTGGTCCGGCGCACGCCCGCCATGCACTGGCTGGGCGCCACCGGGCACCTGCACACGGCCGTGCGGCTGCACGAGCGGCTGCGCCCCGACGTGCTGGTGGTGGACTCCGTCCTCGACCCGCAGGGCCACCTGGCCACCCTGCTGACCGGCAACGACTCGTCGCTGGTCGTGGTCTCCCTGGTCCGCGAGCCGCACCGGACGGCGAAGTTCGTGCGCTCGGCGCTGGCCGCGGGCGTGCGCGGGTTGGTGCCGCGCGAGGGCGGCGTGAACGACGTGCTCCAGGCCATCGCCCGCACGCACGCCGAGCGCACCTACCTGGACCCGACGCTCGCGCCCCTGGCCGCCGGTTTCACCCCGACCGCCGAGGCGGGCACGCGCCGGACGCTGTCCCGCCGGGAGTACGAGGTGCTCCAGCTGATCGCGGACGGCATGGAGAACCAGGCGGTCGCGAACGAGCTGTACGTCTCGGTGGAGACCGTGCGCACGCACGTGAAGAACATCCTGCGCAAGCTCCGCGCCCGCGACCGGACGCACGCCGTGTCCCTCGCCTACCAGTCCGGCCTGCTCTCCGGTGGCGCCGTCCGCCCGGGTTGA